Sequence from the Mytilus galloprovincialis chromosome 13, xbMytGall1.hap1.1, whole genome shotgun sequence genome:
gatacctccagctgacttgtacaacaaaattatttgaccgcattaccaaaactgaccatatgtgcactttaatttgtaaatctatatacaccatgacgtacccgcatagtattaatcagccatattttttatgtcaggaatcaatgtataatacaatcatgacaatggacagcaaaattgcaaaataatatcaaaaaattttgttcgcataaattaaggatACCAGGATGTCctcatttcattaaaaatattgatacgttacaaaatatcagtagttttgatacctccagctgacttgtacaacaaaattatttgaccgcattaccaaaactgaccatatgtgaactttaaattgtaaatctatataccagcatagtaaatcagccttatttttaatgtcaggattcaatgtataatacaatcatgacaatggacagcaatattgcaatttaataacaacaaatttttgttcacataaatttagaattccagcatgtcctcattttattcaaaatattgatatgtaacaaaatttcagtagttttgatacctccagctgactggtacaacaaaattatttgaccacatccaccaaaactgaccatatgttcactataatttgaaaatctatatacccgcatagtaaatcagccatattttttatgtcaggatttaatgtataatacaatcatgacaatggacagcaatactgcaatataataacaacaaattttggttcgcattaatttaggataccagcatgtcctcattttattcaaaatattgatatgtaacaaaatttcagtagttttgatacctccagctgactggtacaacaaaattattcgaccgcatccaccaaaactgaccatatgtgcactttaatttgtaaatctatatcaaaacaatgatgccacatcatcaaagtaccaacactgacatgtctgaattcatttgtactatttacaatgattaaataaaaaaagtatacgaggttctcttcttggaatctattatgtcggttgattgattttgtttaaagTTAAACGTCAAGTTGCAACTATTTCATTAAAGTgcgcattgagtataattttaggACGTCCCATATAAATATCGGCAATGACAAATCTCTCGATAAATatgacgaatttgacgagattgttgatagttttaccacatcgtatgcttacggacactgtacaatttctgttagaatattctgcgggaaatagaatagtaaatccaatgcaaacaagttgaatatcaatgaaatatccatgcaagtataaatttatgcataaagtaaaatttaggaagggacaggtaaacaacggggaacgaagtaacgtaGACAATGTTGCCGATATcccgtgatataagaatattgttccgatgcgttggataacctttctatccgccttctaataaaaaaaactctgTGTGATCGTATAgccattttgtatttatataagaatacatgtatatcaaataattaaaagagagcatttgtataatatctagtagagtctagcgagtaaaTAATAAAGGATATCTGTGAaaaaacaatgcgaatgttgtttacatattttaatgaaagctcaagtctgatatgaaaactcttataacgatagtctgtcataagcagacctgtcctcaggtctggtcaatagcagacttgtccacaggtctggtcaaaagcagacctgtcctcaggtctggtcaggagcagacctgtccacaggtctggtctgaggcagacctgtcctcaggactggtcaaaagcagacttgtccacaggtctggtctggggcagacctgtcctcaggactggtcaaaagcagacttgtccacaggtctggtttGGAGCAGACTTgccgataggtctgcagcagtcctaaaaaagcagaccgtaggtctggtccaccaacgacgaagttaacttgcttgactgcctaaaaattctcaagttaacttagaaagcagtcaacaagttaactctaagttaacttttgtcaaggttaggaccgcacccatctgtagtttgtttttttgttttttttcaattcttgtCTAATTGAagcaaattttccaaaaaaatcatCCTTCTTTTCCACAGCACATGACACTTCAATCCGAAAACACGGAGTTCTTTTTCTAGCTTTTTCTCACTTTCTGACATTTTCAACAAAGATCATTTTCAAAAGTTACTATAAGAAATACTATAAGAAAGGCTGAGGAGGTAATTTTGTCTGACATATGAATCAATCTATTTAATTTAAGAAGGGGTATATAAATACTCAAGTcaaatttattaatatatatgtaatatattttgttaataattatTTGAGATATCTGAAAAAATGTTCCTTACACTTAAAAACTGCAAGAAGCCATAATATTTCTCATTGGATTCTATTTATACCCCCGTCTTGTCTTTAACTGTACCAAGAATAACAGGGTGCGAGccaatagaaataaaaatgtctaaaaatttAAACAACAGTACTTTATCATAACTGCCCTTCGACTACAATAGAAATCAAAAAGATCAAACATCTCTTTCTTAAATAAAACTGCAACAACACCCGATGTCATTTGACATTATGTTCAAAGGGACCAAAGCtggaaaatttgtaaaattgatgacattttaataaacatgcTTTATTCTTGacaagcaaaaaataaaatacaaaaataccgcTCCAAGTAATATTACATCAAATGCCTGACAATACTTCTCAACTCAACAGATTTCAATTTTGGGCTTAACCAACATACATTGAAGgatacaaatttaatataattaaatgtGGTATCTGATTTTGATTATTCAGTACCAGTACAGTGCACGTCCAAGCCATATTTAATGTCCAACTGTTCCTCTTGTCGTCcttattttaaagcaaaaaggGCCAGTGCTTTAAAGTCATAATGATCCTTAGTTATCTATCATATGAACCGGAAGAATTAATTTGTAAACCGTAAGTCGAAATGATTTTCCTCATTTCAAGCAAACATATATAGAAACCATTGTTTTTCTCTCGAATCAGTGTTATGGTAGCTTTCACATTGACAGTGGCAGTTGCATTTTGTACAGTCTTGAAGTAGGCAAATATCTttcttatttcaaacaaaatatagaaaccatatatttttagtCAGTTTACTGAGCTATTAAACGACATCGGAAATTGTATTTACACATGTGCAGTAGTAGCTTATCTTCCTTATTTgaagtgtaaatatatagaaacaatatatattttgaataaaaaaaaagtaagttaTTATTTGACCATAtcagtttccttttttttttaaaccagaaaCAGCTGATCAAATACCAAATGCCAGAGAAAGAACTATCattcattttacattttacaatcaATGAGAGAAATGTTATTTTCTGactttattaaaatcaaaacCTCTTTCTTGTAATCAAatcctttttttatttcttcttttaaacCTTGATCATCAACTTGCGCGGTAGAAAGACATCAATTGATTTCTGGACAGTTGGGTTTTAATTCGTTATTTAATTTTTGCCTGTTAAGAGCTTTATATAGAGtccaaatttaaaaaattcttgAAACAAGTAGAGCAGACCATCTAtcccatcattttttttttatctagctcATTCTTCGAAATTTAACTCAGACATACTAATTGTGATTATctaccttattttttttatattttttttcttgcaaatttaatatattcaaacaattcgGTATAATACTATTTAAAGGTAAACTATAACTATATTTAGATCTACAATCATTTCCCGGTCGCCATTTTGAGACGAATTTTAACAGATCATCAGGTAACAatctacataaaaataatgaaatgtggtacatgtatgactATCAATGGGACAACTAAACTGTTTCATCACTGAATAAATACGTAAAGAGCTGAAAAATACAATTATAGTACAGTAAATGCATGGTAATAAATAGTAGTCAACTTCATTTATCTTTAAATACCTTTAACGTTTAAAATACCATTAAGTATGTCAATATCCCCGTACAGAAAGTGTTATTTCATAGTTGACTCTACTTGACAAGCAATGAAGGTTTTTAGATTTTTGTATATTGTTATGAATATTATGTTTAATGAATGAATGTATATACTCTTTTTGATTAAGTATTTTGATTCCCAATTTTTTAGTTTTGAATTAGCAGAACATATAATTTTTTAAGACcttaatgaaaataacacttaataTTTTAAGTGAGTCTTAacttttttctgtatttaccGTCATCAGAACGTTCAAATTGAAATTGTTAATTACATGAATAAATCAGTGCATTGAAACGTTATGAGCTGTATGACGAAACAGGAACTACAAATAACTACTCAGATCATGCTTCATGGAAGATTAACAAGGCATTGCAAAAAGCGTTACAAAAGTATGTGTTGTAGTAGTAAAATATATTACATGCacaattttctttcatttctcGACACATTCAATTAAAGGAAATCGTTTTGTGGTATAATTGGACaggaaaatgtcaaatatttggcTTCCTAATTAAAATTTACGTTTTTGTAAGTGTTAATAACTATTGTTGATAACTAagttgataactatttacaccactgggtcgatgccactgctggtggacgtttcgtccccgagggtatcaccagcccagtagtcagcacttcggtgttgacatgaatatcaataatgtgatcatttttataaaggagtaggtccggtaagggccgtttttggccccaaatttcagtttcatctaacgagatatttaggacactttttaaacacttaagtgtctatttcaattgattcgattagtgtatgtaaaagattttaactgattcagtcattaaaaacgctccgattgaagcttaaatatgaaaaatctatcaaatatgcccaaaaacgtcacttttcagatggttttcgtcaaaaatgaaagtggccgcatccgtgttcatcctcaacctttatatatgttatgttttatcatcaaatacaacttacatttcaatattatgaatggacacgaatgcggccactttcatttaagacggaaaccgtctataatttaactaaaatgctataattgtgaatatttcagtaatttagcatggttttatgatgctagtacacgatatatgtgcattgtattgtcaaaaacagcacatatttatgtagcagaagcattctactttccaaaaaatagctaaaagattacatttcacaattttgcaaaaaaggggtcttactgaacctattcctttcctgatacaaaactttgaatttttcgaaaaaaactaaggattttcctgtcccaggaatagattaccatagccgtatttggcacatctttttggagttttggatcctctatgctcttcggctttgtattgtttggctttatagctattttgatatgggcgtcactggtgtgtcttgtgtggacgaggcgcgcgtctggcgtactaaattatagtcctggtacttttgataactattaatacaAATGTAATTTGTTTCCCAATTCTTTGATAAGACGCTAGTAGCTAAAGGATTTACAGAAAAACATATCTTAAAGCTTTGCACAGAAGGGACAtgaacatatttgtcatgaagacAATATAGACATTTTACAGCTTATTTGTCTCTGAAAACGAATATTTACAAAGTTTACCAACTGGTGGATTTTATGGTGTTTCAACGAGTTAATTTATTTTACCAATTCTGAAAGAGTTTCTAGTTCAGTCTCTTCTCGTATTTCCTGTGATCTAGTGTAATTGTTACAGAGTTCTTTGTTATTTAAGAGTTAATTTTCAAAGTGATGCgttgtgattttgtaaaattcacAGAACAAGAAATTCAATATTGAGCAGAGTTTcctgtcatttaaaaaaataatatttaaaggtGTTTTTATTGTTTACAAGATTGTCAGAGTATGTCAGATTCACAGATAGAACTGTTGGACCGAGTTTGTTTATTGAAGTCGGAATTTTTAAAGTTCTTGAAACCATcagatgttatatttaacatacaAGGACTGGAAGGTACTTTTAAATATACATCTTTAAAATCTGATCTAGTGCCCCTTCTATGTTATCTGAAGATCCTAACCTAATAACATAAGTTGTTAAATAAAACTGTGTTTTTATCAGTTTCTTGGAATAGACTACcatacaaaagaggggcgaaaaataccagaggaacagtcaaacccataaatcgaaacaaactgacaacgccatggctaaaaaatagaaagactaaagactaagcaacacgaaccccaccaaaactgggggtgatctcaggtgctccggaagggtattaagcagatcctgctcaatatgaggcacccgtcgtgttgctcatgttattacaaacccggtaaatagtctaattcggtaggttacattgttggtgaaaagggaagtggattgtagttacgacataaggaacatatccgatataatctgtgaaacggttattccataatggtcaaccaactcgtgatggcgtccgtaaaaattcgtaaaatgccaaaaaaatacttttaaacaaaGTCTTAATAAGTTCCTACTTATATTCTAAAATGTACCTTTtaatttgtatataatatatatgttgtaCAGCTGGTCTATTGTATTCTGTTTTCCAAAACAATGTGCTATTATCgtaattattaatattttaattttcaatgaaatttcaAAAGATTCTACCTGTGCCACCATATGTGTTATTTGTTACCCTAGTAAATAGTAAGTGAAtattatcttataaatatatcAAGATGTACGCCATATATGTTTCTTCCATTGTGCCATCTGTTATGATGCTGTCTTATAAAAGTTTTGTCGTTCGTTTATAGATgactttatcaatgaaatatttgaGCTTGATAAAATTAACAGGAAAGAAGCTTGCGATAAATTGCTTAAGAAAATAGCTGACAGAACTGACCTTCTCTCAAAGTTCATATTGGCATTATCCGATAGAGGTGAGGCGTATTTGGTAGATTATTTTACAACATTCGAAATTAAAGCATTGTGTAAAGAAATCAAACTATAcatcaatgataaaaataagtgtccaaaaatgaatataaaatcaaACATACCATGATGAAAGTTTATTTTCATGTCAACTCTTTATACTCTTTaatgaacaaatttaaaataatatgtacATATATTGATATTGCTTACTTATAATGAATACTTTATCCTAATTTAGATAGTTGAGTAAGAGAAACAGGCTATTTATTGTTCTCAATGAAAAGATGTTAATGTTTTTCAGGTTATCAAAGATTTGTTGATCCTATTAGCAACATTTATCCAGACAGAGGGAGAACGTTTTGTCAAGAATACTTTGAATTTATAATTAATTACCTATCAGGAGATTTAGTTGATGTATTAGAACCCTTGCAGCTTTgtgcatatttatataaatatagatgTATTGATCAAGGTGACAAAGAAGCAATTGAAGCAATGCAGTACTCAAAAGGAAGAACTGCTGCGTGTCGAGAAATGTTTCTGGCTGTGAAACGTAGGAAAGATAATTGGGCATTACTTCTTTTAGAAGCGATCAAAGAGACACAAGAATATGTAAAGTTAAAAATGGACCCATCAGCATCCCAGGGTAAAGAAATAGTTTTCACAAATACTTCATATATGTCAAGCTATTTCGTTTTGATAACCTGTAATATGAGCCCCGttagaaaaatatgttttgtaacGAACATGTATTATAACTCCTATGGACATATTTTGGAAGGATAGGAAGGATTgagtaataaataaaaaatatatgaatgcTGTGGCTACATTTATGGTAGATAAAAAATGAAactattgttttttctttgataaCTTCCAGTGAACACAACTAAAAGAACATATTT
This genomic interval carries:
- the LOC143057393 gene encoding uncharacterized protein LOC143057393; translation: MSDSQIELLDRVCLLKSEFLKFLKPSDVIFNIQGLEDDFINEIFELDKINRKEACDKLLKKIADRTDLLSKFILALSDRGYQRFVDPISNIYPDRGRTFCQEYFEFIINYLSGDLVDVLEPLQLCAYLYKYRCIDQGDKEAIEAMQYSKGRTAACREMFLAVKRRKDNWALLLLEAIKETQEYVKLKMDPSASQEELERTGILLPSTKQHNYSDSTLSEGELVPFKSSFHFDVKLRKIFQLQSTPDLVISDCVITNEQLVFTGYFSEILHIYNIYGSYNRELKLFNRPQCITVINDDDVAVSYYGTP